In Gracilimonas sp., a single window of DNA contains:
- a CDS encoding arsinothricin resistance N-acetyltransferase ArsN1 family B translates to MTGKVTIRSATIEDSKMLTRIYNYYVLNTTVTFEEEKIKPEEMTDRIQEVKNAGLPWLVAETGSRILGYAYATKWKGRCAYRFSVESTVYVDPDKKGRGVGSGLYAELFRILKENGIHAVIGGIALPNEASIALHEKFEMTKVAHFTEVGYKFDKWIDVGYWQRIL, encoded by the coding sequence ATGACAGGTAAGGTGACTATCCGAAGTGCGACAATTGAAGACAGCAAGATGCTAACTCGTATTTATAACTACTATGTTTTAAATACAACGGTAACGTTTGAGGAAGAAAAAATAAAACCGGAAGAAATGACGGATCGAATACAAGAAGTAAAGAACGCCGGGCTTCCATGGTTAGTAGCTGAAACGGGCAGCCGGATTTTGGGATATGCTTATGCAACAAAGTGGAAAGGCCGTTGTGCATACCGATTTTCAGTTGAGAGTACTGTGTATGTTGATCCCGATAAAAAGGGACGTGGCGTGGGATCCGGGTTATATGCTGAGTTATTCCGTATTCTCAAAGAAAACGGCATTCATGCTGTAATTGGAGGGATTGCATTGCCTAATGAAGCCAGTATAGCCCTGCATGAGAAATTTGAGATGACTAAAGTGGCACATTTCACGGAGGTGGGATACAAGTTTGATAAATGGATTGATGTGGGTTACTGGCAGCGTATTTTATAG
- a CDS encoding maleylpyruvate isomerase N-terminal domain-containing protein: MQPLKLINTIPIFEEVQQELIKLLASLTKKEWNSPTISTQWNVKDVAAHLLDGDLRRLSIHRDHHELPPPEEPIRDYTSLVNFLNAVNNEWVRAAKRLSPKLIIELTEFLTPKVMEHLKNLDPKGRAKFSVDWAGEEQSENWFDIAREYTEKWHHQQQIREAVGRPNLVEKKWLEPLIDTLIRGVPPVYDRHAGNISGESVLIHVTEVIDDTWLLVNQGSEWKLYKAEADDAAGTEVSMDDDTAWRIFTKNISESEALNRITVKGNEDLGALITKTVSFMK, translated from the coding sequence ATGCAACCATTAAAACTGATAAACACCATTCCCATATTTGAAGAAGTACAGCAGGAGCTCATTAAACTTCTTGCTTCTTTAACCAAAAAAGAGTGGAACAGTCCGACTATCAGCACCCAATGGAATGTAAAGGACGTTGCGGCACATTTGTTGGATGGGGATTTGAGGCGGTTGTCTATTCATAGAGATCATCATGAACTGCCGCCTCCTGAAGAGCCGATCCGAGATTATACCTCGCTTGTAAATTTTCTCAATGCCGTAAATAATGAATGGGTTCGGGCTGCAAAACGACTCAGTCCTAAGTTGATCATAGAGCTTACCGAATTTCTGACACCAAAAGTGATGGAACACCTCAAAAATCTTGATCCAAAGGGGAGAGCCAAATTCAGTGTGGACTGGGCGGGAGAGGAGCAATCCGAAAACTGGTTTGATATCGCCCGGGAATACACCGAAAAATGGCACCATCAACAGCAAATAAGGGAAGCGGTGGGCAGGCCGAATTTGGTCGAAAAAAAGTGGCTGGAACCGTTGATTGATACTTTAATCAGAGGAGTTCCTCCTGTTTATGATCGTCATGCAGGCAATATTTCCGGTGAAAGTGTGCTCATTCATGTTACAGAAGTAATTGACGATACTTGGCTTTTAGTTAATCAAGGAAGTGAATGGAAGCTTTATAAGGCTGAAGCCGATGATGCAGCCGGGACTGAGGTATCCATGGATGACGACACAGCCTGGCGCATATTCACCAAAAATATATCGGAAAGTGAAGCTTTGAACCGAATAACGGTTAAGGGTAATGAGGACTTAGGAGCGTTGATTACGAAGACGGTTTCATTTATGAAGTAA